The following coding sequences are from one Eucalyptus grandis isolate ANBG69807.140 chromosome 11, ASM1654582v1, whole genome shotgun sequence window:
- the LOC120289719 gene encoding uncharacterized protein LOC120289719 — protein MTYWPKLKEADALWPSDHFPFEVDRIPHKWKVVNKFEFSSQDEDVFRVAKEEARKYPGWLIAQNKLAGKDTRTLAMQLWEKSKLIVGSGLMLWVAIPSGFYFRWKK, from the exons ATGACTTACTGGCCGAAACTGAAG GAGGCAGATGCTCTTTGGCCTAGTGATCACTTTCCATTTGAAGTGGATAGGATACCACATAAATGGAAG gttgttaataaGTTTGAGTTCTCGAGCCAAGATGAAGATGTATTTCGTGTAGCCAAAGAAGAAGCAAGGAAGTACCCTGGCTGGTTGATTGCCCAGAACAA GTTAGCCGGCAAGGACACAAGGACACTAGCAATGCAACTCTGGGAAAAGTCTAAGTTAATTGTTG GGAGCGGATTAATGCTTTGGGTGGCCATCCCATCGGGTTTCTACTTTAGATGGAAGAAATGA